One Chlorobaculum limnaeum genomic window carries:
- a CDS encoding Y-family DNA polymerase, with product MFALVDCNNFYVSCERVFDPSLNGRPVVVLSNNDGCFIARSNEAKALGLPMGGPAFKFRETLKKHQVKVFSANFPLYGDMSSRVMETLANLAPEIEIYSIDEAFLDMTGFRRFGFREYGATIRKTVTKHTGIPVCIGMGPTKTLAKVANQLAKKEPRYNGVCLLSEEQEIEAALASLKVEDIWGIGRQWSALLQVRGIKTAFDFSRASSTWIRQHLHITGARIQEELLGHSCLPLEQVRPPKQSICTSRSFGRSVIGFEELQQAVATFTGKCAVKLRKEGSVASTLTVFICTSPFNEPSQKYWGTKTVALRQPSQDTIAIIRAADQVLAAIFKAGYEYKKAGVIVGGISSATASASPLSLFPDEETEQTNDRRQKLMQVMDKVNRRYGTGTMHTGAENSEAWKPQQTNLSPHYTTAWKDVIEVRGN from the coding sequence ATGTTCGCCCTCGTCGATTGCAATAATTTCTACGTCTCCTGCGAGCGGGTGTTCGATCCCTCCCTGAACGGCAGGCCGGTGGTTGTGCTCTCCAACAACGACGGCTGTTTCATCGCCCGCTCGAACGAGGCAAAAGCTCTCGGCCTGCCGATGGGCGGCCCGGCATTCAAGTTCAGGGAAACGCTGAAGAAGCACCAGGTGAAGGTGTTCTCGGCCAATTTCCCGCTCTATGGCGATATGTCTTCCCGAGTCATGGAGACGCTCGCCAACCTGGCTCCAGAGATCGAGATTTACTCCATCGATGAGGCTTTTCTGGATATGACCGGCTTCAGACGATTCGGCTTCAGGGAGTACGGGGCCACGATCCGCAAGACCGTCACCAAGCATACCGGCATACCGGTCTGTATCGGCATGGGGCCAACCAAAACGCTGGCGAAGGTAGCCAACCAGCTGGCGAAAAAAGAGCCTCGATACAACGGTGTCTGCCTGCTCTCCGAAGAGCAGGAGATTGAAGCGGCACTGGCGTCGTTGAAGGTCGAGGATATTTGGGGCATCGGGAGGCAGTGGTCTGCTCTTCTGCAAGTGAGGGGTATCAAGACTGCCTTTGATTTCAGCCGGGCCTCTTCAACGTGGATTCGCCAGCACCTGCACATCACCGGAGCGCGGATTCAGGAAGAGCTGCTCGGGCACTCCTGCCTGCCGCTGGAACAGGTGCGGCCACCAAAGCAGAGCATCTGCACCTCTCGCTCCTTTGGCCGCTCCGTCATAGGTTTCGAGGAGTTGCAACAGGCCGTGGCTACCTTCACCGGAAAATGCGCTGTGAAGCTTCGCAAGGAGGGCTCCGTAGCCTCAACGTTGACCGTGTTCATCTGCACCAGCCCGTTCAACGAGCCGTCCCAAAAATATTGGGGCACCAAAACCGTCGCGCTTCGCCAGCCCTCGCAGGACACCATCGCTATCATCCGCGCCGCCGATCAGGTGTTGGCGGCAATTTTCAAGGCTGGTTATGAATACAAAAAAGCCGGGGTGATTGTCGGCGGGATTTCTTCTGCAACAGCGTCAGCAAGCCCTTTGTCGCTCTTTCCCGATGAAGAGACTGAGCAGACGAATGACCGACGACAGAAGCTCATGCAGGTGATGGACAAAGTCAACCGCCGATATGGGACAGGGACGATGCATACTGGGGCGGAGAACTCAGAGGCATGGAAACCACAGCAGACCAATCTCTCGCCGCATTACACGACGGCGTGGAAGGATGTTATTGAGGTGAGGGGGAATTGA
- a CDS encoding SOS response-associated peptidase — MLEPQHGKQWIEAGSPDTAKLLLPIGDGKLHIYPVSTQVNNPRYVRRDCIEEIETDS, encoded by the coding sequence ATGCTTGAGCCTCAGCACGGGAAACAGTGGATCGAAGCGGGTTCTCCCGATACCGCGAAGCTTCTTCTTCCAATCGGCGACGGAAAGCTGCATATTTATCCTGTATCGACGCAGGTCAACAACCCTCGATACGTTCGCCGCGATTGCATAGAGGAAATTGAAACCGACAGCTAA
- a CDS encoding DUF3800 domain-containing protein has translation MSELFNVYCDESCHLENDRQKAMVLGAVWCPLDKSREIAVRLREIKQKHGLSPLFEVKWTKVSPAKKEFYLDFVDYFFDDDDLHFRALIVPDKSLLHHDAFPGQDHDGWYYKMYFDMLKVIFKPDARYRIYLDIKDTRGAQKVADLHEVLCNDRYDFSRQVIERLQLVHSHEIEQLQLADLLIGAVGYLNRGLHGNIGKMAIIERMQHRSGYDLTRTTLLREEKMNIFRWHASEVQG, from the coding sequence ATGAGCGAACTGTTCAATGTATACTGTGACGAATCTTGTCATCTTGAAAATGATCGACAGAAAGCCATGGTGCTCGGCGCGGTCTGGTGTCCGCTGGATAAAAGTCGTGAGATCGCTGTCCGATTGCGTGAGATAAAGCAGAAGCACGGACTTTCACCGTTATTCGAAGTGAAGTGGACAAAGGTATCGCCAGCCAAGAAAGAGTTCTATCTGGACTTTGTAGATTACTTCTTCGACGATGACGACCTGCATTTCAGGGCTTTGATTGTTCCGGATAAATCGTTGCTTCATCATGATGCGTTTCCTGGTCAGGATCATGATGGCTGGTACTACAAGATGTACTTCGATATGCTGAAGGTCATTTTCAAGCCAGACGCCCGTTATCGCATCTATCTCGACATCAAGGATACCCGAGGCGCGCAAAAGGTGGCCGATCTGCATGAGGTATTGTGCAATGACCGCTATGACTTTTCTCGCCAGGTAATTGAACGATTGCAACTGGTTCACTCGCATGAAATCGAGCAGCTACAGTTAGCCGATTTGCTGATAGGCGCAGTGGGCTACCTGAACCGAGGATTACATGGCAATATCGGGAAAATGGCTATCATCGAGCGGATGCAGCATCGATCCGGTTATGACCTGACCCGGACGACACTGCTGCGCGAAGAAAAAATGAACATTTTCCGCTGGCATGCATCGGAGGTGCAGGGATGA
- a CDS encoding LexA family protein, producing the protein MKLLRIHTSPILDFYTADYSTELALPLADAGISAGFPSPAEEYEEVSLDLNKALIKHPAATFYARVKGTSMTDAGILDGDLLVIDKSLDPKSGDIGVCFLDGEFTVKRIEQIDDALYLMPANERFQPIRITEESDFQVWGIVTFVIHKTR; encoded by the coding sequence ATGAAACTGCTTCGCATCCATACCAGCCCTATACTGGATTTCTATACCGCCGATTACTCGACCGAGCTGGCGTTGCCTCTGGCCGATGCCGGTATCTCTGCCGGATTTCCGTCCCCCGCCGAGGAGTACGAAGAGGTCTCGCTCGACCTGAACAAAGCGCTCATCAAACACCCGGCAGCCACCTTTTACGCCCGGGTCAAAGGCACCTCCATGACGGATGCGGGCATTCTCGACGGCGACCTTTTGGTGATCGACAAGTCACTCGACCCGAAAAGCGGAGATATTGGCGTCTGCTTCCTCGATGGAGAGTTCACCGTCAAGCGCATCGAGCAGATCGATGACGCCCTGTACCTCATGCCCGCCAATGAGCGCTTCCAGCCGATCAGAATCACCGAAGAGTCCGACTTTCAGGTGTGGGGCATCGTGACCTTCGTCATTCACAAAACGCGCTGA
- a CDS encoding BPTD_3080 family restriction endonuclease, with translation MSENQMQIPIQPVENPILCSPYKEPDQHWLYDTSTGIPSKNIGRRPASYWFKTERTGSAQLSLSLIAEEERDDLPLVNALRDDVRRWRNSGWENASETTKKLLRHWWREDRFRRMFFCQLEAVETIIYLREILAQSRKTRWTPKLSLDDYNKLSAGENPKPAEWVTQIAQHPKLVDIPNDPKFNPIPRYACKMATGSGKTVVMAMLIAWAFCNRGTKPGDARYPRRVLVLCPNLTIKERLSVLRPGDTHNYYDSFDIVPSSLRPELAKGKVLVTNWHWLAPEPETQNVGGVAIVKKGPESPEAFARNRLGDLWDDEPLMVLNDEGHHAYRPARVSEDSNLTAEEKADLEEATVWVNGLDRINTACGIELCVDLSATPFYIHGSGYPEGSPFPWIVSDFSLVDAIESGITKIPRLPVMDNTGHPDPKYFKLWEHITKDLRAGEKLNGGKPKPEVVYRKSQDALLMLAGEWRERFELIQQSAPGQDRTPPVMIVVCDNTDIAEHYYRMISGEEMVLSDMPDEDEEDEDEAPKRKKKKPKPQKQYGQGLPGFKEFWNEKEAEVTLRIDSNLLAQAESEDPKSTKKDAAEELRKIVATVGKPGEPGEHIRCVVSVNMLSEGWDSNNVTHILGLRAFRSQLLCEQVVGRGLRRMDYTPDPETGLLTAEYVDIFGVPFSLIPFKGREPGSAPPQDDRPKHEVMAVPERKAFEIRFPVVEGYVVSLRKNLIRCDVESVEPTVLNPWTTPTAAFLRAQVSYQIGQASAFGGFGFEMADRQAYYQSVHPQMIEFEIAREIVRILTDTAHPEKAKLRREARSTLFPQVLRIVQQYVRQRVVYNGLHPAEIGLQTYADRIVGILTSAITPDDSKGESPLLPRLNRYKPIGSTENVHFKTVKPVQATTASHLNFVACDTASWEQAAMFQLEMLAKSGHVICYVRNDHLEFSIPYELFGNPYVYEPDFIIRLKNSLNLVLEIKGHEPDHTEAKHQACRRWIEAVNNWGKLGKWDFLVCREPQRLVESIARYL, from the coding sequence ATGTCAGAAAATCAGATGCAGATACCTATTCAGCCGGTCGAGAACCCGATTCTTTGTTCACCATACAAAGAGCCGGATCAGCACTGGCTTTACGATACCAGTACCGGAATACCTTCAAAGAATATAGGAAGGCGACCGGCAAGTTACTGGTTCAAAACTGAGCGCACTGGCAGTGCTCAGTTGTCGCTCTCTCTGATTGCCGAAGAGGAGCGTGATGATTTGCCGCTTGTCAACGCCTTGCGCGACGATGTACGCCGCTGGAGGAATTCAGGCTGGGAGAATGCAAGCGAAACCACCAAGAAGCTCTTGCGCCACTGGTGGCGCGAAGACCGGTTCCGCCGGATGTTCTTCTGCCAGCTCGAGGCGGTCGAAACGATCATCTATCTCCGGGAAATCCTTGCTCAAAGTCGCAAAACGAGGTGGACGCCGAAGCTGAGCCTCGACGATTACAACAAGCTCAGCGCGGGCGAGAATCCGAAACCGGCGGAATGGGTAACTCAGATTGCCCAGCATCCGAAACTGGTCGATATACCAAACGATCCGAAGTTCAACCCGATTCCACGGTATGCCTGCAAAATGGCTACTGGCAGTGGCAAAACGGTCGTTATGGCCATGCTGATTGCCTGGGCATTCTGCAACCGTGGCACCAAACCCGGAGACGCACGCTATCCGCGCCGGGTGCTGGTGCTTTGTCCGAACCTCACCATCAAGGAAAGACTTTCCGTACTGCGACCGGGTGATACGCACAACTATTACGATAGCTTCGATATTGTCCCTTCCTCATTGCGCCCGGAACTTGCCAAAGGTAAGGTGTTGGTGACCAACTGGCACTGGCTTGCCCCTGAACCTGAAACGCAGAATGTCGGCGGAGTGGCGATTGTCAAAAAAGGCCCTGAAAGCCCCGAAGCTTTTGCTCGAAACCGCCTCGGTGATTTATGGGATGATGAACCGCTCATGGTGCTCAATGACGAGGGGCATCACGCTTACAGACCGGCTCGAGTCAGCGAAGATTCCAACCTGACGGCTGAAGAGAAGGCCGATCTTGAAGAGGCAACTGTCTGGGTCAATGGTCTGGACCGAATCAATACGGCCTGTGGTATCGAACTGTGTGTCGATCTTTCCGCAACGCCCTTCTACATCCACGGAAGCGGCTATCCCGAAGGTTCGCCATTCCCCTGGATTGTCAGCGATTTCTCTCTGGTCGATGCCATCGAAAGCGGCATTACCAAAATTCCCCGTCTTCCGGTGATGGATAATACTGGCCATCCTGACCCGAAATATTTCAAGCTGTGGGAGCACATTACCAAAGACCTCAGGGCAGGTGAAAAACTCAACGGCGGCAAGCCGAAGCCTGAAGTTGTATACCGCAAGTCACAAGATGCGCTTCTGATGCTTGCCGGAGAGTGGCGGGAACGCTTTGAACTGATTCAGCAATCAGCGCCCGGTCAGGACAGAACTCCTCCGGTGATGATTGTCGTCTGTGATAATACCGACATTGCGGAACACTATTACCGAATGATCTCTGGTGAAGAGATGGTGCTTTCCGATATGCCGGACGAAGACGAGGAAGACGAAGATGAAGCGCCGAAACGCAAAAAGAAAAAGCCGAAGCCGCAGAAGCAATATGGGCAGGGATTGCCCGGCTTCAAAGAGTTCTGGAATGAGAAAGAAGCAGAAGTAACGCTTCGCATAGACTCCAATCTGCTTGCCCAGGCCGAAAGTGAAGACCCGAAATCGACAAAAAAAGATGCTGCCGAAGAGCTTCGGAAAATCGTAGCGACAGTGGGAAAGCCCGGCGAACCCGGTGAGCATATCCGCTGTGTTGTCAGTGTCAACATGCTCAGCGAAGGATGGGATTCAAACAATGTGACCCATATTCTCGGATTGCGTGCCTTCAGGAGTCAGTTGCTTTGCGAACAGGTAGTCGGTCGAGGTTTGCGCCGCATGGATTATACTCCTGATCCGGAAACTGGTCTTTTGACAGCAGAGTATGTCGATATTTTCGGAGTGCCGTTCTCTCTGATCCCATTCAAAGGCAGAGAGCCCGGAAGCGCCCCTCCACAGGATGACAGGCCAAAACACGAAGTGATGGCTGTACCTGAACGCAAGGCCTTCGAGATTCGCTTTCCAGTTGTCGAAGGTTACGTCGTCTCGCTTCGGAAGAATCTCATCCGTTGTGATGTGGAAAGCGTTGAGCCTACCGTGCTCAATCCTTGGACTACCCCGACAGCAGCATTTCTCAGAGCGCAGGTATCATACCAGATCGGGCAGGCAAGCGCATTTGGCGGCTTCGGTTTTGAAATGGCTGATCGGCAGGCATATTACCAATCGGTTCATCCCCAGATGATCGAGTTCGAAATTGCCCGTGAAATCGTTCGCATCCTTACCGATACAGCTCATCCCGAAAAAGCCAAGCTCCGCCGGGAAGCCCGCAGCACTCTTTTTCCCCAGGTTTTGCGTATTGTCCAGCAGTATGTTCGACAGCGCGTTGTTTACAATGGGCTGCATCCCGCTGAAATCGGATTGCAAACCTATGCAGACCGCATTGTTGGAATTCTCACATCCGCGATAACTCCTGATGACAGCAAAGGGGAATCACCTCTTTTACCTCGTTTGAACAGATATAAACCTATCGGAAGCACCGAAAACGTTCATTTCAAAACGGTAAAACCCGTTCAGGCAACGACAGCAAGCCATCTCAACTTTGTAGCCTGTGACACCGCTTCATGGGAACAGGCTGCGATGTTCCAGCTCGAAATGCTTGCAAAATCCGGTCATGTAATATGTTACGTCCGGAACGATCATCTCGAATTCAGCATACCCTATGAACTCTTTGGTAACCCTTATGTTTATGAGCCGGACTTTATCATAAGGCTTAAAAATTCTCTGAATCTGGTGCTTGAGATCAAAGGACATGAGCCCGACCACACAGAAGCAAAACACCAGGCCTGTCGCCGCTGGATCGAAGCCGTGAACAACTGGGGCAAGCTCGGCAAATGGGATTTTCTGGTATGTCGGGAGCCTCAGCGGTTAGTGGAATCTATCGCAAGGTATCTGTGA
- a CDS encoding CHAT domain-containing protein, with product MAPEQRDAVQRIETFLIHNEFDQRKLNPHLPDLVGEMGAACVSKEDKGRMMEELDRVVHWQRLPGYWLTYLFQLAMQRVGSFYFPVACQLYAKAQINVNADLCLMSLENGYAGLMQWLSTSGDTNENIRKITDDFRKRMRQVYRYYRRWYTPEPYSEINPLTEHLYSEMSFTDLAMAFPRLDKPRTQLVPDDYLSVIDQCQQADDSYACIVARRFLGHLYQGQGKWEAAREQFWLGLEAGRNVSLDTEIGHFYRHYGYALYKTGHLREAAQQFERAAAYESHPVFGYWRALALRELGDVRLKMAPREVDIEHPPAEIEHASRAYKAGRLIFEAAIGRGIVPVARSVNQQLFRSYTDNALQVALSLRNTSDTLAEVEASGPRYATELVAESIAASSLPSDVQARFRQDRAIFHQHLTTFNQKSDLDIDFSQYLASVESNREARRLYQETRNALTDPVTHAQLSDEIANKVLALRLPGVLFLLFHLGENQTYGTLLDVGSGEIIAVAVCGYGERHWRAQHETYQKALQDVSELPDPALGMSQLLDDQLGYYENALGPLLEDFLPYLKGRHLKIFPRLFLNEVPFHALKVGNKRLIEYCQVSYAQTLGLFLQVHQPHKSEVSTRTLAIVCDDKGAPAYQGTLKQLSRLYNHDLRVLRNPQWEDFESLIDGQHPADIFFACHGQFDPDDPTASSLFLSQTEEASFSKIFSKLDLAGCECVTLGACESGLGHTIVTAEYLGLPIAFFAAGVRYVISSLWEVNQFAAAILLGHHYQFLHDGQHTVTSALNEAQRALMQMSREQVFAWIQANLPDKSQSWGTVITSRADPPFAHPYYWAGFFVAGDV from the coding sequence TTGGCACCTGAGCAGCGTGATGCTGTACAGAGGATTGAGACATTTTTGATCCATAACGAGTTTGACCAGCGTAAGCTCAACCCACATCTGCCTGATCTTGTGGGGGAGATGGGAGCCGCGTGCGTGTCTAAGGAAGATAAGGGGCGCATGATGGAAGAGTTGGATCGTGTCGTACACTGGCAACGCTTGCCTGGTTACTGGCTTACTTACCTGTTCCAGCTCGCGATGCAACGAGTGGGATCTTTCTACTTTCCTGTTGCCTGTCAGCTCTATGCAAAGGCGCAAATTAACGTCAATGCAGACTTGTGCCTCATGTCCCTGGAAAATGGATATGCTGGACTGATGCAGTGGCTTTCTACGTCTGGGGATACAAACGAGAACATACGCAAGATTACCGATGACTTTCGTAAACGAATGCGTCAGGTTTATCGATATTATCGACGTTGGTACACGCCTGAGCCTTACAGCGAGATCAACCCCTTAACCGAGCACCTTTACTCGGAAATGTCTTTTACAGATCTCGCAATGGCATTTCCAAGGCTTGACAAACCTCGAACCCAACTGGTTCCGGATGACTACCTGAGTGTCATTGACCAGTGCCAGCAAGCAGATGACAGCTACGCATGTATCGTGGCGCGACGATTTCTGGGCCACTTGTACCAAGGACAAGGAAAATGGGAGGCTGCGCGAGAGCAGTTTTGGCTCGGTCTTGAAGCAGGCCGGAATGTTTCACTGGATACGGAAATTGGACATTTCTACCGACATTACGGGTATGCACTGTATAAAACTGGTCATTTACGGGAGGCGGCGCAGCAGTTTGAGAGGGCAGCCGCTTATGAATCGCACCCGGTGTTTGGCTACTGGCGGGCTCTTGCGCTGCGGGAACTCGGCGATGTACGGCTGAAAATGGCTCCCCGCGAAGTGGATATAGAGCATCCACCAGCTGAGATAGAACATGCATCGCGAGCCTATAAAGCTGGCCGTTTGATTTTTGAAGCTGCTATCGGCAGGGGGATTGTGCCCGTTGCCCGCTCGGTCAATCAACAACTATTCCGTTCCTATACTGACAATGCATTGCAAGTCGCTTTGTCTCTTAGAAACACTTCGGACACTCTGGCTGAGGTAGAGGCTTCTGGACCACGTTATGCCACGGAACTGGTGGCTGAGAGCATAGCGGCCAGTTCGCTGCCCAGCGATGTCCAAGCCCGGTTCCGGCAGGATCGCGCGATCTTTCATCAGCACTTGACAACATTCAATCAAAAAAGTGATTTAGATATAGACTTCTCTCAGTACCTTGCTTCTGTTGAGAGCAATCGCGAGGCACGTCGTCTCTACCAGGAGACGCGTAACGCCCTGACAGATCCTGTGACGCACGCCCAGCTCAGTGACGAGATTGCAAACAAGGTCCTTGCATTGCGATTGCCTGGCGTCCTGTTTCTCCTTTTCCATCTTGGGGAGAATCAGACATATGGTACGCTGTTAGATGTCGGATCCGGGGAAATAATAGCCGTAGCTGTTTGCGGATATGGTGAGCGGCATTGGCGGGCGCAGCATGAGACATATCAGAAGGCCCTGCAAGACGTAAGCGAGTTGCCAGACCCCGCCCTCGGGATGAGTCAATTGCTCGATGATCAGCTTGGCTATTACGAGAATGCTCTTGGCCCGTTGCTGGAAGACTTTCTGCCATACTTGAAAGGTCGTCATCTCAAAATTTTTCCACGCCTCTTCCTCAATGAGGTACCTTTTCACGCATTAAAAGTTGGTAACAAGCGGTTGATCGAGTACTGCCAGGTGAGCTATGCTCAGACGCTCGGCTTATTTCTCCAGGTTCATCAGCCTCATAAGAGCGAAGTCTCAACCAGAACGTTGGCGATCGTTTGCGATGATAAAGGTGCTCCAGCATATCAGGGAACGCTCAAGCAATTAAGCCGTCTCTACAACCATGACCTGCGCGTGTTGCGAAACCCGCAATGGGAAGATTTCGAATCGTTAATAGACGGTCAGCATCCTGCAGATATTTTTTTCGCCTGTCATGGCCAGTTCGATCCAGATGATCCCACAGCAAGTAGTCTGTTCTTGAGCCAGACTGAAGAAGCGTCATTCTCAAAGATTTTCTCCAAACTTGATCTGGCCGGGTGTGAATGTGTTACTCTTGGGGCCTGTGAAAGCGGCTTGGGCCACACCATCGTCACCGCAGAATACTTGGGGCTGCCAATCGCTTTCTTCGCAGCAGGGGTGCGCTATGTGATCAGCAGCTTGTGGGAGGTCAACCAGTTTGCTGCGGCCATCCTGTTGGGCCATCATTACCAGTTTCTGCACGATGGACAGCATACCGTTACCAGCGCATTGAATGAGGCTCAAAGAGCCCTCATGCAGATGTCACGAGAACAGGTGTTTGCCTGGATCCAGGCAAATCTTCCGGATAAATCACAAAGTTGGGGTACTGTTATTACAAGTAGGGCTGACCCTCCGTTTGCACACCCTTATTATTGGGCTGGTTTTTTCGTTGCAGGAGATGTATAA
- a CDS encoding type II toxin-antitoxin system HipA family toxin, with translation MDVAEVRIWGELAGAVAWDDATGLATFEFDPRFKSKGWDLAPLQMPISAARNMFAFPALRKKAEPALDSFKGLPGLLADVLPDRYGNELINLWLAQQGRSQNSMNPVEMLCFIGTRGMGALEFEPAVWKENKRTFSVEIATLVEIAKNMLSRKEAFSTNLEADAKKAMSELLRIGTSAGGARPKAVIAWNEKTGEVRSGQTNAPKGFEHWLLKLDGVSDVQLGTTHGYGRVEMAYYHMARACGITMMPSRLLEDNGRAHFMTKRFDREGGSTKHHIQTLSALKHFDYNSVMSFSYEQLFQTMRELKLPYPDAEQMFRRMVFNVAARNCDDHTKNFSFRLKQGGKWELAPAYDVCHAFQPDHRWVSQHALSINGKRTDITKEDLLTIGKSVSVKKAAEIIDEVNTAVAQWKRFADEVAVEPALRDQIAGTLIRLK, from the coding sequence ATGGACGTAGCGGAAGTGAGAATATGGGGAGAGCTGGCCGGGGCTGTTGCTTGGGACGATGCCACCGGCTTGGCCACCTTTGAATTCGATCCCCGATTCAAGTCGAAGGGATGGGATTTGGCTCCTCTGCAAATGCCCATTTCAGCCGCCCGGAATATGTTTGCGTTTCCCGCGTTGCGTAAGAAAGCCGAACCCGCGCTGGACAGCTTCAAAGGCTTGCCGGGCCTCTTGGCCGACGTGTTGCCTGACCGGTACGGCAATGAACTGATCAACCTGTGGCTGGCCCAGCAGGGACGTTCACAGAACAGCATGAATCCAGTCGAGATGCTCTGCTTTATCGGTACCCGTGGCATGGGAGCGCTGGAGTTCGAACCGGCGGTCTGGAAAGAGAATAAGAGAACCTTCTCTGTTGAGATCGCTACCTTGGTGGAAATTGCAAAAAACATGCTCTCCAGAAAAGAGGCCTTTTCAACCAACCTCGAAGCGGACGCGAAAAAGGCGATGTCAGAACTTCTCCGTATTGGCACCTCGGCAGGTGGCGCAAGGCCGAAGGCCGTGATTGCCTGGAACGAAAAAACAGGAGAGGTGCGATCAGGCCAGACCAATGCCCCCAAAGGTTTCGAGCATTGGCTGTTAAAACTGGACGGCGTGAGCGACGTTCAACTCGGCACCACACACGGCTATGGAAGGGTGGAAATGGCCTACTACCACATGGCCCGGGCCTGCGGCATCACCATGATGCCATCGCGATTACTGGAGGATAACGGAAGGGCGCACTTCATGACCAAACGCTTCGACCGTGAAGGCGGATCGACGAAACACCACATCCAGACCCTCAGCGCCCTGAAGCACTTCGACTACAACTCGGTCATGAGTTTCAGCTACGAACAGCTGTTTCAGACCATGCGCGAACTGAAACTGCCCTATCCTGATGCGGAGCAGATGTTCAGGCGGATGGTGTTCAACGTTGCAGCCCGGAACTGCGATGACCACACCAAGAACTTCTCGTTCCGGCTGAAACAGGGTGGAAAATGGGAACTTGCGCCAGCCTATGATGTCTGCCACGCCTTTCAGCCTGACCATCGCTGGGTCAGCCAGCACGCTCTGAGCATCAACGGCAAGCGGACAGACATCACCAAAGAAGACCTGCTCACCATCGGCAAATCCGTCAGCGTCAAAAAAGCAGCTGAAATCATCGATGAAGTCAATACCGCAGTAGCGCAATGGAAACGGTTTGCCGATGAAGTCGCGGTTGAACCCGCCTTGCGAGACCAGATCGCCGGGACTCTGATTCGGCTAAAGTAG